The following is a genomic window from Meiothermus sp. QL-1.
GCCAGCAGCAGCGCCCCCTGCAGACCTGCGGGCAGGGCGGCGGTGAGCCAGGCTAGAAGGGCCAGCCCGGCCCCAATCAAGTAGCCCGCCGCTGGATAGAAGGCCGAGGCCGCCCGCATCTCCTCCGGGCGCACCGGCCCCAAAGGCGGGGTGGGAAAGGTGGTGAGGAAGCCCACCGCCAGCCAGAAAGACCGCACAACCCCACCTCAGCCGGTGCGCAGAAGGGCACCAAAACGCGCCTCGAACTCGGCCCGGCTCCTTATGGGCGTGCCCGCCTGCCGGAGCCGGATGGCCTCGGTCTGCACCGCCTTGGGGTAAGGGCAGTGGCGGCAGCCCGAACCGCAGCAGTAGCCGCGCTTGAGGTGGTAGCTTTCGGTGAAGACCCAAAGCCCTCCCTCGAGGTAGTAGTCCTCGCCCTCGCGCAACACCCCTCACCCCTCCCGTCCTGAAACCCCCGCCTCGGCGAAGGTGGCCATGCCGGCCATGACCTGGGCCGCAGCCCGCAGAATGGGGAAGCTGAGCACCGCCCCGGTCCCCTCGCCCAGGCGCATATCGAGCTCGAGGATGGGCCTCAAGCCCAGGGCCTCGAGCTGCCGCGCATGCCCCGGCTCCACCGAG
Proteins encoded in this region:
- a CDS encoding DUF5522 domain-containing protein — translated: MLREGEDYYLEGGLWVFTESYHLKRGYCCGSGCRHCPYPKAVQTEAIRLRQAGTPIRSRAEFEARFGALLRTG